From a single Mus caroli chromosome X, CAROLI_EIJ_v1.1, whole genome shotgun sequence genomic region:
- the Klhl34 gene encoding kelch-like protein 34: MSYFLSYCKTHGSSLLTGYQALRAEGFLCDVTLEAEGSEFPAHRSLLACSSDYFRALFKSHTQESRARIIHLRVPSAAGLQRLLDFIYTAWLPLSMDTVEDTLEAASYLQVTEALGLCAHYLERQLAPENCCFTANVAARFGLARTLGAAECCIVRHLGALLLMGTGPSGLLELNPISMKAVLGAPDVARVPETRLLGLALAWLQQEPKAQRLAHSSTLLGCIRFGLVPAGVLRRIYSGSGLILPTRIKSLIIQALNYHTAPSSQPLLQGEQTSVRSPQTRILLVGGLRAREMVTEEIMGLPEVVQNRHPAPQPEGEEGEEEEEMEEKEWELTQDVVSFDVYNHSWHSLTQLPTPLLGHSVCTTGNFLFVLGGESLPGSSSSSLAAGSRSVTALVHRYDPRFHTWTQVPAMREARAYFWCGVVGESLLAVGGLGICGEALASVEMYDLRRDRWMAAGQLPRAVHGHAGAVGDHGVVYISGGKAGRGEGGTSSLRDMYSLRPGERVWSKRAPMGTARYGHYLVVLRGAVFAFLGRYEPFSEIERYDPCTDQWTRLRSLPYDRFCYGLAVVEETVLLLGGLKWRDSRQVPTRNVVGYDLDLDRWEDIGCVLPWAWSGLQCAVLQLPEGREETREGETGEVPDLVLD, from the coding sequence ATGAGTTACTTCCTGTCTTACTGCAAAACCCACGGCAGCTCTCTTCTCACTGGCTACCAGGCCCTACGCGCTGAGGGCTTCTTGTGCGACGtgacactggaggcagagggcagTGAGTTCCCAGCGCACAGGTCACTTCTGGCGTGCTCCAGCGACTACTTCAGGGCCCTGTTCAAGAGTCACACTCAGGAATCGCGGGCTCGCATAATTCACCTGCGTGTGCCTTCAGCGGCCGGCCTACAGCGCCTGCTGGACTTCATCTACACTGCCTGGCTGCCCCTCTCCATGGACACTGTGGAGGACACCCTGGAGGCTGCCAGCTACCTGCAAGTCACCGAGGCCTTGGGACTGTGTGCCCACTACTTGGAACGCCAGCTTGCCCCAGAGAATTGCTGCTTCACTGCCAATGTGGCAGCTCGATTTGGCCTGGCCCGCACCCTAGGTGCAGCGGAGTGCTGTATTGTACGCCACCTGGGGGCCCTGTTACTGATGGGCACTGGCCCCTCGGGGCTGTTGGAACTCAATCCTATATCAATGAAAGCTGTGCTGGGCGCCCCTGACGTGGCACGGGTGCCTGAGACGCGGCTGCTGGGCCTGGCACTAGCCTGGCTGCAGCAGGAACCCAAGGCCCAGCGCCTGGCACATAGTTCAACACTGCTTGGATGCATCCGCTTTGGCCTGGTGCCTGCTGGTGTGCTGCGGCGCATATACTCGGGCTCGGGTCTTATATTACCTACTAGGATCAAGAGCCTCATCATCCAGGCCCTCAATTACCACACAGCACCCTCCAGCCAGCCGCTTCTGCAGGGAGAACAGACCAGTGTTCGGAGTCCCCAGACCCGTATCTTGCTAGTTGGTGGTCTcagagctagggagatggttaCTGAGGAGATCATGGGCCTACCAGAGGTAGTTCAGAATCGGCACCCTGCACCTCAgccagagggagaggagggagaggaggaggaagagatggaggagaaggagtGGGAGCTCACCCAGGATGTGGTGTCCTTCGACGTGTATAACCACAGCTGGCATAGCTTGACACAGCTGCCCACACCACTGCTAGGCCACAGTGTATGTACCACTGGCAACTTCCTATTTGTCCTTGGAGGGGAGAGCCTTCCTGGCAGCTCATCTAGTTCCCTGGCTGCCGGCTCAAGGTCAGTCACAGCCTTAGTGCACCGTTACGACCCGCGCTTCCACACTTGGACACAGGTGCCTGCCATGCGAGAAGCAAGGGCCTACTTCTGGTGTGGTGTGGTAGGTGAGAGTCTCCTGGCTGTCGGAGGCCTGGGCATCTGTGGCGAGGCACTGGCCTCAGTGGAGATGTATGACCTTCGCAGGGACCGCTGGATGGCAGCTGGACAGCTACCTCGGGCAGTACATGGTCACGCAGGTGCTGTCGGGGACCATGGTGTTGTGTACATCTCCGGGGGCAAGGCTGGGAGAGGTGAAGGAGGCACAAGTAGCCTCCGGGATATGTACTCCCTTAGACCTGGAGAGAGAGTGTGGAGCAAGAGGGCACCCATGGGCACAGCTCGCTATGGGCACTACCTTGTGGTGCTGCGAGGTGCAGTGTTTGCCTTTTTGGGGAGATATGAGCCCTTCTCTGAGATTGAACGCTATGACCCCTGCACAGACCAGTGGACTCGGTTGCGGTCGCTACCCTATGACCGCTTTTGCTatggacttgctgtggtggaagagaCAGTGCTGCTGCTGGGTGGTCTCAAGTGGCGGGACTCACGCCAGGTGCCAACCCGGAACGTAGTGGGCTATGACCTCGACCTGGACCGTTGGGAAGATATAGGCTGTGTGCTGCCCTGGGCATGGAGTGGCCTTCAGTGTGCAGTGCTGCAGCTACCCGAGGGTAGGGAGGaaacaagggagggagagactggagaggtgCCAGATTTAGTGTTGGATTGA